A window of the Cucurbita pepo subsp. pepo cultivar mu-cu-16 chromosome LG01, ASM280686v2, whole genome shotgun sequence genome harbors these coding sequences:
- the LOC111794908 gene encoding LOW QUALITY PROTEIN: acyl transferase 4 (The sequence of the model RefSeq protein was modified relative to this genomic sequence to represent the inferred CDS: substituted 1 base at 1 genomic stop codon) produces MDSKLSVIRCSRSLVQPCEQTPCATLHLSPIDSLPALRCNARTLHVFKDAPHEAAPAAVIRQALSRALVPYYPLAGRLNQQAYPLQLDCTNQGQGVLFVEASSSNTLASLNYLDDLTSIPLDLLLPELESEAESEALVQMQVTQFACGGFVMGLIFCHSICDGLGAAQFLNAVGELARGVDPAPTITPKWHRDFFPKPLNAINAINPQMPPPVMPDYSLQHSNIDIPIDRINRLKKQFQESTGGSCSAFEIVAACFWRSRTRAVYEKNNNSEEVKLVFFANCRELVEPPLPKGFYGNCFFPVTISRCCRGIGEAAINEVVKLIQEAKSRVGREMGEYMWRRQMEERRDSDPFAPPLNYSTLFIXEWGRLGFNQVDYGWGPPVHVVPIQGSAVIPVGIVGCLPLPRKGIRLMTWCVQEPHRPSFLHHISQLFLL; encoded by the coding sequence ATGGATTCCAAGCTGAGTGTAATAAGGTGCAGCCGCAGCCTGGTGCAGCCCTGCGAGCAAACCCCTTGTGCTACACTCCATCTGTCCCCAATCGACAGCCTGCCTGCGCTGAGATGCAACGCTCGCACACTCCATGTGTTCAAAGACGCCCCTCATGAGGCTGCTCCTGCCGCCGTCATAAGACAAGCACTGTCGAGGGCATTGGTTCCCTACTACCCTCTCGCCGGTCGCCTTAACCAACAGGCCTACCCACTTCAACTGGACTGCACCAACCAAGGCCAAGGCGTTCTGTTCGTGGAGGCTTCCTCCAGCAACACCCTCGCCTCCCTTAACTATTTGGATGACTTGACTTCAATCCCTCTTGATCTTCTTCTCCCTGAGCTTGAATCAGAAGCAGAATCAGAAGCGTTAGTGCAGATGCAGGTGACCCAGTTTGCTTGTGGAGGGTTCGTGATGGGTCTAATTTTCTGCCATAGCATCTGTGATGGCCTTGGCGCCGCCCAGTTCTTGAATGCTGTCGGGGAACTAGCAAGAGGCGTCGACCCAGCTCCCACAATCACGCCTAAATGGCACAGAGATTTCTTTCCTAAGCCATTGAATGCTATAAATGCTATAAATCCCCAAATGCCTCCCCCGGTGATGCCTGATTACAGCCTACAACACTCCAACATCGACATACCCATAGACCGAATCAATCGGCTGAAGAAGCAATTCCAAGAATCAACAGGAGGGAGTTGCTCTGCTTTTGAAATTGTGGCGGCGTGTTTTTGGAGGAGTCGAACGCGGGCAGTGTACGAGAAAAATAACAATAGCGAAGAAGTGAAGCTAGTTTTCTTTGCAAACTGCCGGGAGCTTGTGGAGCCTCCTCTGCCGAAGGGGTTCTACGGAAACTGCTTCTTTCCGGTAACAATTAGCCGTTGCTGCAGGGGAATCGGGGAGGCGGCGATAAACGAGGTAGTGAAGCTGATACAAGAAGCGAAGAGCAGAGTAGGAAGGGAGATGGGAGAGTACATGTGGCGGCGGCAGATGGAGGAGCGGAGAGATTCCGATCCTTTTGCGCCGCCGCTCAACTACTCCACTCTGTTCATATAGGAGTGGGGAAGGCTAGGGTTCAACCAGGTGGACTATGGATGGGGTCCGCCGGTGCATGTGGTTCCGATCCAAGGCTCCGCCGTGATACCCGTCGGAATTGTGGGGTGTCTTCCATTACCTAGAAAGGGCATTCGTCTGATGACATGGTGCGTCCAGGAGCCGCATCGCCCCTCCTTTCTGCACCATATCTCACAGCTCTTCCTCCTTTGA